The Saxibacter everestensis genome has a window encoding:
- a CDS encoding SMP-30/gluconolactonase/LRE family protein, whose amino-acid sequence MPHNFSARPVSANRAEHAEGPMWDARRQEVLWVDIPNGHVHRSSVNPDGTLTLLGTHDIGQQVGAVVPNTEGGWLLATEFGFGTLSETGELHVLAEPELGRRPETRMNDGKCDPLGRMWAGSMSYSETPGAGKLYLLDSMSTEPRVSIGSVTISNGMAWTPDGRTMYYIDTPTHRIDRVQLSADGVIESREPAIRIDPDLGSPDGMTIDDEGCLWVALWNGAAVHRYSPDGELLARVEVQASQVSSVAFGGPSMSTLFITTSQENFSDAQRAAEPEAGYVHAVETGVSGRPADAFRG is encoded by the coding sequence ATGCCGCACAACTTCTCCGCACGCCCGGTGTCCGCCAATCGTGCCGAACATGCCGAAGGCCCGATGTGGGATGCCCGCCGGCAGGAGGTGCTGTGGGTGGACATTCCAAACGGTCACGTACATCGTTCCTCGGTGAATCCCGACGGCACACTCACGCTGCTGGGCACGCACGATATCGGCCAACAGGTAGGCGCGGTCGTCCCGAACACCGAAGGCGGCTGGCTGCTGGCCACCGAGTTCGGCTTCGGCACCCTGAGCGAAACCGGAGAGCTGCACGTGCTCGCAGAGCCCGAACTCGGCCGCCGGCCGGAAACCAGGATGAATGACGGCAAATGTGATCCGCTCGGCCGGATGTGGGCGGGCAGCATGTCCTATTCTGAGACACCGGGCGCGGGCAAGCTCTACCTGCTCGACAGCATGAGCACCGAGCCACGGGTGTCCATCGGCTCGGTAACCATTTCCAACGGCATGGCCTGGACGCCGGATGGGCGGACGATGTACTACATCGACACGCCGACCCACCGGATAGACAGGGTACAGCTCTCCGCAGACGGCGTCATCGAGAGCCGAGAGCCGGCAATCCGGATCGATCCCGACCTGGGCTCGCCGGATGGCATGACCATCGACGACGAGGGCTGTCTCTGGGTCGCCTTGTGGAACGGTGCGGCCGTACATCGCTACTCCCCCGACGGCGAATTACTCGCCCGCGTCGAGGTTCAGGCAAGCCAGGTCAGCAGCGTGGCGTTCGGCGGCCCAAGCATGTCCACGCTGTTCATCACCACGTCACAAGAGAATTTCAGCGATGCCCAGCGCGCGGCCGAACCTGAGGCCGGCTACGTTCACGCCGTGGAGACCGGCGTGAGCGGCCGGCCCGCGGACGCGTTCCGCGGGTAG
- a CDS encoding ABC transporter ATP-binding protein, giving the protein MSDQTDTTTGQPKTGPAAPNDTTGTHPAPGQQQHSDWRGVGNEDAEVTTSGNLALAARSRRLLKSLLRPYRKRSVLALAIIILDNLAMVAGPLFIALGLDAGVASAKTGDFGPMFIAIGGFIGSALLGATTTFFFLKVSGRLSQDIIFDLRRRVFRHVQRLSVSFHERYTSGKIISRLTSDLESLQQLLESALNDALGAILSLVSIAAIMLYLDAPLALVVLAGFVPLIFVTRWAQRYQRTGYRRTRASIAKVIVHFVESMGGIRAVKTFRREPRNDAILAAEDLEYRKANTDAFRGMGNYIGVLRVVGNVTTALILVVGGWRVIEGDTNIGVLAAFLLYLRQFYGPLDELAQVFNAYQSAAAALEKISGVLEEDPDVVAPSNPVPIGTAEGAMALKGVRFRYSEDSDDILPTFSLSVPAGQVIALVGATGAGKSTLAKLLARFYDPSEGVVTLDGIPLSELADQDLRRNIVMVTQESFLFSGSVADNIRLGRPDATDEEVHDAARAVGLYDFVRQLPEGFETDVRRRGGRLSSGQRQLVAFARVFLAAPSVVVLDEATSSLDIPSERLVQAALETVLRGRTAVIIAHRLSTVAIADRVLVMDRGRIVEDGTPEQLIAEHGRFATLHSNWKKSLV; this is encoded by the coding sequence ATGTCTGACCAGACAGATACCACGACGGGGCAGCCGAAGACCGGACCCGCTGCACCGAACGACACTACCGGAACGCACCCGGCCCCCGGACAGCAGCAGCACTCCGACTGGCGTGGGGTCGGCAACGAGGACGCCGAGGTCACCACCTCGGGGAACCTGGCGCTCGCCGCCCGATCCCGCCGGCTGCTGAAGTCCCTGCTGCGTCCCTACCGGAAGCGCTCGGTGCTGGCTCTGGCGATCATCATCCTGGACAACCTGGCCATGGTTGCCGGGCCGCTGTTCATCGCGCTGGGGCTGGATGCCGGAGTGGCCAGCGCGAAGACCGGCGACTTCGGGCCGATGTTTATTGCCATCGGTGGCTTCATCGGCTCGGCGTTGCTGGGCGCGACCACCACCTTCTTCTTCCTCAAGGTGTCCGGACGACTCAGCCAGGACATCATTTTCGACCTGCGCCGCAGGGTGTTCAGGCACGTTCAGCGACTCTCGGTGTCGTTCCATGAGCGCTACACGTCCGGCAAGATCATTTCCCGGCTGACCAGCGATCTCGAATCGCTGCAGCAATTGCTCGAATCGGCCCTCAACGATGCACTCGGCGCAATCCTGTCCCTGGTCTCGATTGCCGCCATCATGCTCTACCTCGACGCGCCACTTGCGCTGGTTGTGCTGGCCGGGTTCGTCCCGCTGATCTTCGTCACCCGATGGGCGCAGCGCTACCAGCGAACCGGCTACCGGCGAACCCGAGCTTCGATCGCCAAGGTCATCGTGCACTTCGTGGAGTCGATGGGCGGCATCCGCGCGGTCAAAACCTTCCGCCGGGAACCGCGCAACGACGCGATCCTGGCCGCGGAAGATCTCGAGTACCGCAAGGCGAACACCGACGCTTTCCGCGGGATGGGCAATTACATCGGTGTGCTGCGCGTGGTCGGCAATGTGACGACGGCCTTGATCCTGGTTGTCGGTGGCTGGCGGGTTATCGAGGGTGACACCAATATCGGCGTCCTCGCCGCCTTCCTGCTTTACCTACGCCAGTTCTACGGTCCACTGGATGAGCTGGCGCAGGTGTTCAACGCCTACCAGTCGGCGGCTGCCGCGCTGGAGAAGATCTCCGGTGTGCTTGAGGAGGATCCGGACGTGGTTGCGCCCAGCAACCCGGTGCCGATCGGCACCGCCGAGGGCGCGATGGCGCTGAAAGGCGTCCGGTTCCGCTATTCGGAGGATTCCGATGACATCCTGCCGACGTTCTCACTGAGCGTGCCGGCCGGTCAGGTGATTGCCCTGGTCGGTGCCACCGGGGCCGGGAAGTCGACGCTGGCGAAGCTGCTTGCCCGGTTCTACGACCCATCCGAGGGTGTCGTCACGCTGGACGGCATCCCGCTGAGCGAGCTTGCCGATCAGGACCTGCGCCGCAATATTGTGATGGTCACTCAGGAGTCGTTCCTGTTCAGCGGCTCGGTGGCAGACAACATCCGGCTCGGCCGACCAGATGCGACTGACGAGGAGGTTCACGATGCCGCCCGCGCCGTTGGACTCTACGACTTCGTCCGGCAGCTGCCTGAAGGTTTCGAAACCGATGTTCGCCGCCGCGGCGGCAGGCTGTCGTCCGGCCAGCGGCAGCTGGTCGCCTTTGCCCGGGTATTCCTGGCCGCACCGTCGGTCGTGGTCCTGGACGAGGCAACCTCCAGCCTGGATATCCCCAGCGAACGCCTGGTCCAGGCGGCGTTGGAGACAGTTCTGCGCGGACGCACCGCAGTGATCATCGCGCACCGGTTGTCTACAGTGGCTATTGCGGACCGGGTCTTGGTGATGGACCGCGGGCGGATCGTCGAGGACGGAACACCCGAACAGTTGATCGCCGAGCATGGCCGCTTTGCCACCCTGCACTCGAACTGGAAAAAGAGCCTGGTCTGA
- a CDS encoding ABC transporter ATP-binding protein, translated as MSVVEAPVAADRRTPARTGPSVKALLRFWPDVRPFKWHFIGSITFSVLATLTGLVIPLVTQHIIDGPIAHGDFGGIWLPAALVLLLGLIDAAGVWARRIIIARPSSELEVNLRAKLFRKLQAISVGEHDGWDSGQLLSRAIQDMSTIRRFTAFAMPFMIINSVTVVAGLTVLTVLHWEFGLVVFLASIPLFLICVQFENKYKVVSRRAQDQTGDVATTVEESVQGIRVLKAFGRSAHLGMTFIRQSRQVRTSELLKVRYDAVLWSSVIGIPAIAIGLILGIGTWSIARGDLTPGTLVAAITMATFLRWPVESFGFLLAEANNAATAADRYWEIIDTPVSITDRPGAQPLEEPIRGRLSFNRMSFAFPDADRDQLHDVTLSIEPGETVALVGATGSGKTALTNLVPRLYDVTAGAICIDGTDIRDIPVEQLRSLVTVAFEEPVLFSASVRENVALGQPDATLAEIREALDIAQASGFVDELPWGLDTRIGEQGLSLSGGQRQRLALARAVLGKPRIMVLDDPLSALDVNTEEKVQAELRRVLPDSTTLLVAHRPSTASLADRVALLDEGTIVATGTHEHLLETSARYRYVMGSIDV; from the coding sequence TTGTCCGTCGTAGAAGCCCCGGTCGCGGCGGATCGGCGCACTCCGGCACGAACCGGGCCCAGCGTCAAGGCTCTGTTGCGGTTCTGGCCGGATGTGCGCCCGTTCAAATGGCACTTCATCGGCTCGATCACCTTCTCGGTGCTGGCCACGCTCACCGGGCTGGTCATTCCGTTGGTGACGCAGCACATCATCGACGGACCGATTGCGCACGGCGATTTCGGCGGTATCTGGCTGCCGGCAGCACTCGTGCTGCTGCTTGGCCTGATCGATGCCGCAGGGGTCTGGGCACGGCGAATCATCATCGCCCGGCCGAGCAGCGAACTCGAGGTGAATCTACGGGCCAAGCTGTTCCGGAAACTTCAGGCCATCTCGGTCGGCGAGCATGACGGCTGGGATTCGGGCCAGCTGCTCTCCCGAGCCATCCAGGACATGTCGACCATCCGCCGATTCACAGCTTTCGCGATGCCGTTCATGATCATCAACAGTGTCACAGTGGTTGCCGGCCTGACTGTCCTTACCGTCCTGCACTGGGAATTCGGACTCGTGGTTTTCCTCGCCTCGATTCCACTTTTCCTGATCTGCGTGCAGTTCGAGAACAAGTACAAGGTCGTTTCCCGGCGGGCGCAGGACCAGACCGGTGATGTCGCCACAACTGTCGAGGAATCGGTGCAGGGAATCCGGGTGCTCAAGGCGTTCGGTCGCAGCGCCCACCTGGGAATGACGTTCATCAGGCAATCCCGACAGGTCCGCACCAGCGAACTGCTCAAGGTGCGCTATGACGCCGTGCTCTGGTCGTCGGTAATCGGGATCCCTGCAATCGCCATCGGCCTGATCCTCGGCATCGGCACCTGGTCGATAGCACGCGGCGACCTGACCCCCGGAACGCTCGTCGCAGCGATCACGATGGCAACATTCCTGCGCTGGCCGGTTGAATCGTTCGGGTTCCTGCTCGCCGAAGCCAATAACGCCGCGACCGCGGCCGACCGTTACTGGGAGATCATCGACACGCCGGTCAGCATCACGGACCGTCCTGGCGCACAACCACTTGAAGAGCCGATCCGCGGCCGGCTCAGCTTCAACCGGATGTCGTTCGCCTTCCCGGATGCCGACCGCGACCAGCTGCACGACGTCACGCTCAGCATCGAACCCGGCGAGACCGTGGCCCTGGTCGGCGCCACCGGCTCGGGCAAAACGGCGCTGACGAACCTGGTGCCAAGGCTGTACGACGTGACCGCCGGCGCGATCTGCATCGATGGAACCGATATCCGGGATATTCCGGTAGAACAGCTGCGGAGCCTGGTCACCGTCGCCTTCGAAGAACCGGTGTTGTTCTCGGCCAGCGTTCGGGAGAACGTCGCCCTGGGCCAGCCCGACGCCACGCTGGCCGAGATCCGGGAAGCGCTGGACATCGCGCAGGCCAGCGGATTCGTCGATGAGTTGCCGTGGGGGCTTGACACCCGAATCGGCGAGCAGGGCCTCAGCCTCTCCGGAGGTCAGCGCCAGCGCCTCGCCCTGGCCCGGGCCGTGCTTGGCAAGCCCAGAATCATGGTGCTCGACGACCCGCTGTCGGCGCTCGACGTCAACACGGAGGAAAAGGTCCAGGCCGAACTGCGCAGGGTGCTGCCCGACTCGACCACCCTTCTGGTCGCGCATCGGCCGTCCACCGCCTCGCTCGCCGACCGGGTTGCCCTGCTCGATGAAGGGACGATCGTGGCAACCGGAACGCACGAACACCTGCTGGAAACATCCGCACGGTACCGCTACGTGATGGGATCGATAGATGTCTGA
- the kynA gene encoding tryptophan 2,3-dioxygenase encodes MNDNDVQAPADNTRSLEKEIVQDLRGSTYGDYLQLETLLSAQQPVSGHHDEMLFIIQHQTTELWLKLLIHELKSACEHIGRDDLRPALKRLARVKHIQKQLVEQWSVLATLTPAEYSQFRGELGEASGFQSAQYRELEFLLGNKNAAMIKVFDHHPENQRVLRETLEAPSLYDVVLRYLARRGYAIPRELLERDVTVAHTHNDALVQVFKTVYEHPDDHWDVYETCEELVDIEDTFQTWRFRHFRTVERIIGFKRGTGGSSGVPFLKRALDLTFFPELYTVRTEVGE; translated from the coding sequence GTGAATGACAACGACGTACAGGCACCGGCGGATAACACCCGCTCGCTGGAGAAAGAGATAGTCCAGGACCTTCGTGGCTCGACGTACGGCGACTATCTGCAGCTGGAGACCCTGCTCTCGGCCCAGCAGCCGGTCTCGGGGCACCACGATGAAATGCTCTTCATCATCCAGCATCAAACCACCGAGCTGTGGCTCAAGCTACTGATTCACGAGCTGAAGTCAGCTTGTGAGCACATCGGACGCGATGACCTTCGTCCGGCGCTGAAACGGCTGGCCCGGGTAAAACACATCCAGAAGCAGCTCGTCGAGCAGTGGTCGGTGCTCGCGACCCTGACGCCGGCCGAATACAGCCAGTTTCGCGGCGAGCTGGGCGAGGCCTCCGGATTCCAGTCGGCGCAGTACCGGGAGCTGGAATTCCTGCTCGGTAACAAGAACGCAGCGATGATCAAGGTGTTCGACCATCACCCGGAAAACCAGCGGGTGCTGCGCGAAACCCTCGAGGCGCCAAGCCTTTACGACGTCGTGCTCAGGTACCTGGCCCGGCGTGGCTACGCCATCCCGCGCGAACTGCTCGAACGCGACGTCACGGTTGCGCACACGCACAACGACGCACTGGTCCAGGTTTTCAAGACCGTCTACGAGCACCCCGATGACCACTGGGATGTGTACGAGACCTGCGAGGAGCTGGTCGATATCGAGGACACTTTCCAGACCTGGCGCTTCCGGCACTTCCGCACTGTCGAGCGGATTATCGGTTTCAAGCGGGGAACCGGCGGCTCATCCGGGGTGCCATTCCTGAAGCGAGCCCTGGACCTGACGTTCTTCCCCGAGTTGTACACAGTCCGAACCGAGGTTGGAGAGTAA
- the kynU gene encoding kynureninase has protein sequence MALSRADARSLDAQDPLAPFRSRFIEQPDDVIAYLDGNSLGRPLKAIDQTWNTLATQVWSQRLIRGWTDDADGGNWLELPEIVGDELAAAALGAAAGQTVIADSTTVNFYKAMRAAVNLRPGRKKIIVDRENFPTNRYIAESVASDLGLELVWLRPDLATGVSADDVAAVLDDDVAVVTLSHIAYRSGFLADMSAITALAHRHGALVVWDLCHSVGSFPITLDADDVDFAVGCTYKFVGAGPGAPAFSYVNRRHHADLNQPIWGWLGRADSFEMEQGYRPAAGIRSMISGTPQIPGILAVREGARVIGEAGIDTIRAKAVRLGEMVISLVDEWLGPQGYRLGSPRDSDQRGAHVSILRHDARQLNDALIGAGVIGDFRAPDAIRLGLSPLANSYEEVWSALEVIRDLDRAEYPGQDRPAEYFDRAE, from the coding sequence ATGGCACTCAGCCGCGCCGACGCGAGGTCACTTGACGCACAGGACCCGCTCGCCCCGTTCCGAAGTCGTTTCATTGAGCAGCCGGATGACGTCATCGCCTACCTCGACGGCAATTCGCTCGGCCGGCCGCTGAAGGCGATCGACCAGACATGGAACACCCTGGCCACCCAGGTATGGTCGCAGCGGCTGATCAGGGGCTGGACCGACGACGCCGACGGCGGGAACTGGCTCGAGTTGCCTGAGATCGTCGGCGACGAACTTGCCGCCGCTGCACTGGGCGCGGCGGCCGGGCAGACAGTGATCGCGGACTCCACCACGGTGAACTTCTACAAGGCGATGCGTGCGGCCGTGAACCTGCGACCGGGCCGGAAGAAGATCATTGTCGACCGGGAGAACTTCCCTACCAACCGGTACATCGCTGAATCTGTTGCTTCAGACCTCGGCCTGGAGCTGGTCTGGTTGCGGCCGGATCTGGCAACCGGGGTGAGCGCTGACGACGTCGCGGCGGTTCTCGACGATGACGTCGCCGTGGTCACGTTGAGCCATATCGCCTACCGTTCCGGCTTCCTGGCAGATATGTCCGCCATCACCGCGCTCGCGCATCGGCACGGCGCTTTGGTGGTGTGGGACTTGTGCCATTCGGTCGGAAGCTTTCCGATCACGCTGGACGCCGACGACGTCGACTTCGCTGTGGGCTGCACCTACAAATTCGTTGGTGCTGGGCCCGGAGCGCCGGCATTCAGTTACGTGAACCGGCGCCATCACGCCGATTTGAACCAGCCGATCTGGGGCTGGCTGGGACGCGCGGATTCATTCGAGATGGAGCAGGGCTATCGGCCGGCCGCCGGAATCCGGTCGATGATTTCCGGGACCCCGCAGATTCCCGGCATCCTGGCCGTGCGCGAGGGCGCGCGGGTGATCGGCGAGGCGGGAATCGACACAATTCGGGCTAAGGCCGTTCGGCTCGGGGAGATGGTGATATCGCTGGTGGACGAGTGGCTGGGGCCCCAGGGATACCGGCTCGGCTCTCCGCGGGATTCGGACCAGCGCGGAGCACACGTCAGCATTCTCAGACACGACGCCCGGCAGCTGAACGACGCACTGATCGGCGCCGGGGTGATCGGCGACTTCAGGGCGCCGGACGCGATCAGGCTTGGGCTGTCTCCGCTGGCCAACAGCTACGAAGAGGTGTGGTCGGCACTCGAGGTGATCCGGGACCTCGACAGGGCCGAGTACCCCGGCCAGGACAGGCCTGCCGAGTACTTCGACAGGGCCGAGTAG
- a CDS encoding DUF6716 putative glycosyltransferase, whose protein sequence is MTARPESRRFPDRQPSILAVCDSDSYLKWGCATLDALPADWRRDVLLLRTPILPTGAQIAAATTGTFQQDKPTAVIERARLGAELARRGPDLVLAAATGPVAEQILVSAARIEHRPALVTGLPGVALPATFKALRYRSLSDAFITHSYAEQRQFRERAASLQLPVDILLSRLPFLTADVDHANFPQGDAPAPDRVVFAAQAKVPVAVADREKILLSLAACKRRSPSTDVDIKLRARPGEAQTHLEHHPYDELWTHLARRGEVRGDELRFVDGPMSAHLGEGTVLATVSSTAALEAIDAQLPVQIVDDFGVNDEMLNTPFIGSGCVGSLADLAAGRFRYAAREWLGENYFHPADSKLQDAFERLAASSRTGALPETASRVRKLRIRRVRAEIRTALPAPAVRLVRRLQSGYRAATTP, encoded by the coding sequence ATGACCGCACGGCCCGAATCCCGGCGCTTCCCGGACCGCCAACCGAGCATACTAGCCGTCTGCGATAGCGACTCCTATCTGAAGTGGGGCTGCGCGACCCTTGACGCGCTTCCCGCGGACTGGCGACGCGACGTCCTTCTGCTCAGAACGCCGATCCTGCCGACCGGAGCTCAGATTGCCGCCGCGACGACAGGAACCTTCCAGCAGGACAAACCGACCGCCGTGATCGAACGGGCCAGGCTCGGCGCCGAGCTGGCGAGGCGCGGGCCGGACCTGGTGCTGGCGGCAGCGACCGGGCCTGTCGCCGAACAGATCCTGGTCAGTGCTGCCCGGATCGAACACAGGCCGGCGCTGGTAACCGGACTGCCCGGCGTCGCGCTGCCCGCAACTTTCAAAGCACTTCGATACCGTTCATTAAGCGACGCATTCATCACGCACAGCTACGCCGAACAACGGCAATTCCGCGAGCGCGCGGCGTCGCTGCAACTGCCGGTGGACATTCTGCTGTCCAGGTTGCCATTCCTGACCGCCGACGTCGATCACGCCAACTTCCCACAGGGAGACGCACCCGCGCCCGACCGGGTTGTATTCGCCGCTCAGGCCAAGGTGCCGGTGGCCGTCGCTGACCGGGAAAAGATCCTGCTCTCCCTCGCCGCGTGCAAGCGCCGATCCCCCTCGACCGACGTCGACATCAAGCTGCGGGCGCGGCCAGGCGAAGCACAAACCCACCTCGAGCATCACCCTTACGACGAGCTGTGGACGCACCTGGCACGGCGCGGCGAAGTCCGCGGCGACGAGCTACGGTTCGTCGACGGTCCGATGTCGGCGCACCTCGGCGAGGGCACGGTGCTTGCCACCGTGAGTTCGACCGCGGCACTCGAGGCGATCGATGCGCAACTGCCCGTCCAGATCGTCGATGACTTCGGCGTCAACGACGAGATGCTGAACACTCCGTTCATCGGCAGCGGCTGTGTTGGCAGCCTGGCCGACCTGGCCGCCGGCCGATTTCGATATGCGGCCAGGGAGTGGCTCGGCGAAAACTACTTCCACCCGGCGGATTCGAAGCTGCAGGACGCCTTCGAACGGCTGGCAGCAAGCTCGCGGACCGGCGCTCTCCCCGAGACGGCATCCAGGGTACGGAAGCTTCGGATCCGCCGGGTCCGCGCAGAGATCAGAACGGCGCTGCCTGCTCCGGCGGTACGGCTGGTACGCCGCCTGCAATCCGGCTATCGCGCGGCGACCACGCCCTGA
- a CDS encoding polysialyltransferase family glycosyltransferase yields the protein MIQLILASTLFQAVSVAAAIDEGLLGDADERVLLVANNSYAPELTDALHDVPGAEAVLNRYDRVVQLNETLAPQHPNDWSPRDADLSLLQRLLRTEWRLGNQPVELVLESIQVNPAIALARVFHDSLITIHSDGLMSFGPTRNPVPLSVEQRLEKLIYLELVPGLDPVLLRECRVDMVPLGPDPFRKAIGQITDALATELDRIGLPAPDGATALVVGQYLSSLGILTQDEESTLHVRMIESAVAAGSSRVVFKPHPGAPAASLEPLRAAASRLSVELSVVTLPMPAEVLMERLKPGRVVGCFSTALATARSIYGIEPIAVGTELLLERLAPYENSNRIPVTIVDALIARDKPVAGLQPLIEAVSYCMQPDNLHELQPRAEEYVSGAIGTADMRYFKRRRLQSLGLVTISRRRTLRAQLGAVRRRLIGRVPTTLARGKDIPRTRRTPQ from the coding sequence ATGATTCAGCTGATCCTTGCCTCCACGCTGTTCCAGGCCGTGTCGGTCGCAGCAGCCATCGATGAGGGACTGCTCGGCGACGCGGATGAGCGGGTACTCCTGGTGGCCAACAATTCGTATGCGCCGGAACTGACCGACGCGCTGCACGACGTGCCTGGTGCCGAAGCTGTGTTGAACCGGTACGACCGGGTCGTTCAGCTCAACGAGACGCTGGCGCCGCAGCACCCTAACGACTGGTCGCCTCGGGACGCCGACCTGTCACTTCTGCAACGCCTGCTGCGCACCGAATGGCGCCTCGGCAATCAGCCGGTCGAACTGGTGCTGGAATCGATTCAGGTCAACCCCGCCATCGCGCTGGCGAGGGTGTTCCACGACAGCCTGATTACGATCCATTCCGACGGCCTGATGAGCTTCGGGCCGACCCGGAACCCGGTACCTCTGAGCGTCGAGCAACGACTGGAAAAGCTGATCTATCTCGAGCTGGTGCCCGGGCTTGATCCGGTGCTGCTCCGGGAATGCCGGGTCGACATGGTCCCGCTCGGACCTGACCCGTTCCGGAAAGCGATCGGGCAGATCACCGATGCCCTGGCCACCGAGCTGGACCGAATCGGTCTCCCGGCCCCCGATGGCGCCACCGCCCTTGTGGTCGGCCAGTACCTCTCGTCACTCGGCATCCTCACCCAGGACGAGGAAAGCACGCTGCATGTACGAATGATTGAGTCAGCCGTGGCAGCCGGCAGCAGCCGGGTGGTGTTCAAGCCGCATCCCGGCGCGCCGGCCGCATCGCTCGAACCGTTACGCGCCGCAGCCTCGAGGCTGAGTGTCGAGCTCTCGGTTGTCACGCTGCCTATGCCAGCCGAGGTGCTGATGGAGCGGCTGAAGCCGGGCCGCGTCGTCGGTTGTTTCTCCACTGCGCTGGCAACCGCCCGGTCCATCTATGGCATCGAGCCGATCGCGGTCGGCACCGAGTTGTTGCTGGAACGACTCGCGCCGTACGAGAACAGCAACCGGATTCCGGTAACCATCGTCGACGCCCTGATTGCCCGGGATAAACCCGTCGCTGGTCTGCAGCCGCTGATCGAGGCGGTGTCGTACTGCATGCAGCCGGACAACCTACACGAGCTGCAACCCCGCGCCGAAGAGTATGTGAGCGGGGCGATCGGCACTGCGGACATGCGCTACTTCAAGCGACGCCGCCTGCAGTCACTCGGACTTGTCACGATCTCCCGGCGGCGCACACTGCGCGCCCAGCTGGGCGCCGTCCGGCGTCGGCTCATCGGCAGGGTCCCAACCACGCTGGCACGTGGCAAGGACATCCCGCGCACTCGAAGGACTCCTCAGTAG
- a CDS encoding glycosyltransferase family 2 protein → MSPHKKPLVSLVVPAKDSGEYLLTSLGSLGRQFDDPRELEVIVINDGSVDDTGDIAEGFSARLPGLRVLHNDTPTGLANARNQGVASSVGRFIAFLDADDWLAPGQLPWLARNLKDLDVDFIRVDHISVQGRKRSLRRAPFARRGISLNPRQGILPTSAPTMVDYPYAWAGMFNRRVADAGLLDFPTGLHTAEDRSWIWRLHLQAESFAVLDSPGIYYRRGIPGSLTQIFDRRQLDFIPAFAGVFALVAADDDAGTFWPKAARNFLAILAHQVGRSEQMTGAVRRELQERAANLCRLMPADVLDRALSELDQKRFAMVRAIATGNRGWWSRAAGSGRPMLGRTVGRRSA, encoded by the coding sequence ATGAGCCCGCACAAGAAACCGCTGGTCAGCCTGGTCGTTCCGGCGAAGGATTCCGGGGAATACCTGCTGACCAGCCTGGGCAGCCTCGGCCGCCAGTTCGATGATCCGCGGGAGCTGGAGGTGATCGTGATCAACGATGGCTCCGTAGATGACACCGGGGATATCGCCGAGGGATTCTCGGCTAGGCTGCCGGGCCTTCGAGTGCTGCACAACGACACGCCAACCGGCCTGGCGAACGCCCGCAATCAGGGTGTGGCCTCCTCGGTTGGCCGGTTCATCGCCTTCCTGGACGCCGATGACTGGCTAGCACCAGGTCAGTTGCCCTGGCTGGCCCGGAACCTGAAGGACCTCGACGTTGATTTCATCAGGGTGGACCATATCAGCGTGCAGGGCAGGAAGCGGTCGCTGCGCAGGGCGCCGTTCGCCCGGCGTGGGATATCGCTCAACCCTCGCCAGGGAATCCTGCCAACCTCGGCGCCAACTATGGTCGACTACCCCTATGCGTGGGCCGGAATGTTCAACCGCCGGGTTGCCGACGCCGGGCTGCTCGACTTCCCGACCGGGCTGCACACCGCCGAGGACCGCTCCTGGATCTGGCGGCTGCACTTGCAGGCGGAGAGCTTCGCGGTGCTCGACTCCCCCGGCATCTATTACCGGCGAGGCATCCCCGGTTCACTCACCCAGATCTTCGATCGGCGGCAGCTGGATTTCATTCCGGCTTTTGCCGGCGTCTTTGCCCTCGTCGCAGCGGACGACGACGCCGGGACGTTCTGGCCGAAAGCTGCGCGGAACTTCCTGGCGATCCTTGCCCATCAGGTCGGCCGCAGCGAACAGATGACCGGGGCTGTGCGGCGTGAACTTCAGGAGCGGGCGGCCAATCTCTGCCGGCTGATGCCCGCGGATGTGCTCGATCGTGCCCTGTCTGAGCTCGATCAGAAGCGCTTCGCCATGGTTCGTGCCATCGCCACCGGCAACCGCGGTTGGTGGAGCCGCGCCGCCGGCTCCGGACGGCCGATGCTCGGCCGAACCGTGGGAAGGCGAAGCGCATGA